The genomic region CTATACATACAAAAAAGAAGCGAAAACATATTCTCTTGGAATTGAAGAAGAAAAGAAACCAGTACCAAAACCTCCTGAACGCAAAAAATCTGCTGAACCTGATGTTATTGAAGTACATTAAAGTTTTCGTTTTTATATAGGAAATTTTATCATGTCTCAGTTAACTATTAAAGAATGCAAAATGTTTATTAAATACTTTTTGCCAGGAATACTACAAGCAGGTAACGAGGAAAAAAATGAGAGAAAATCTGCAGGATGAATTGGTACTATTCTTTCTGAAATTTAATGTAATGATTTCCCAAGGCGTTCCAATAGAAGAAGTTCTGATAGTATTAGAGAAGGAATCTACCAATGAAAGGCTGAGGCAAGCTGCGAAGGAAATGAATGAAAGTATTATGGTAGGGAAAAACCCGGCCGATGCGATGGAAAATTTTCCAGATTTGTTTGACAAGCATATAATTCAACTAGTCCGGGTAGGTTGTGAAATGGGTATGCTTGATACTTTTTCTGAAATAATTCCAAAAAACATTTTGTATAATCGTCTTGGCGAATGGAATACTACTTATAGTCGGTCGCTTAAAGAATTGCGAGAAAAAGAACTTATCAAAGACACTTTTGGACGATATGTTTCTCATCAGGTGGCAGAGAAAATCCTTCAGCATCCTGAAAAGTTAGAATTCGGTGGTGAAAGACGTGAAGTAAGTATACTTTTTGCTGATATTCGTGGGTTTACACCATATGCAGAAAGTCATACACCGGAAGAGGTTGTTGCTACACTTAACGAATACTTTTCAGTTATGATAGATGTAATTTTCAAGAACGAAGGCACACTTGACAAATTTATGGGTGACTGTATTATGGCGATTTTTGGTGCGCCGATTGAACAACCTGACCATGCTATTCGTTCAGTAAAAACAGCGATTGAAATGCAGGATGCATTAAAAGAATTGAACAAGCGTCGGATTGAAAATGGTAAAGAACCCATAAATGTTGGTATTGGCGTGAACTCTGGAGAAGCGGTAGTCGGTAATGTCGGTAGTCAAAAAAGAGTTGAATACAGTGCTATTGGAGATATAGTCAATGTTGCATCTCGTCTTGAGACAACATCGGCAAAAGGACAGATACTCATTGGTTCAAATACATACGAGAAAATAAAAGAACAAATAAAAGCAAAAGAGATCGGTCCTGTATATGTAAAAGGAAGAACAGAACCTGTAATGGTATATGAGGTTGAAGATATACCTCAGCATGAAAGCCTGAACTACTGAACCTTCAAGACCGATATTTGATGAATACTATAAAGAATCTACTTCAAAAAATTCAGAATAATTTGATAAACAAATTTCAGGAATAACAGAATTGTGTTTTGTTGCCGCTAAACATTCATTACAGGCAGCGATTGCGATGAGAGGTGAAGGATATTCAAGTAAAGTAGTTGTGCTTTTACCGCTAACAGAGAAACATTTTGGGGAATCCATATCTGGAGCATTTAAAAAATTATTTAACTTATATATAAAATCAGAATATAATATAGAACTACTTTCAAATGAAGAAGCGAAAATTTCAATTGAGTGTGCAAAAGAAATTCATAATGTATACTTAGCTTAACTTAGAATTTGCGCAGAGTTTTTTCTAAATTATGTTTTCGCGTTAGCGACAACATGAAAACACTGAAAGTTTAGAAAAAACAAAAGAGATGCGAGGCGAAATGATAAAAATAACAACACCATTAACCGATGAAATTGTAAACACACTTAAGTGTGGCGATTCTGTATTAATTAACGGTAGTATTTATACAGCAAGGGATGCGGCTCATAAACGATTGGTTGAAGGATTGTCCAGTTTACCTTTTGATATGAGAGGTGCAATAGTTTATTATGTTGGGCCATCACCAGCAAAACCAGGACAGGTTATTGGCTCTTGTGGTCCTACAACAAGTTATCGGATGGATGATTACTCGGCAGTGTTGATAGAACACGGACTTAAAGGTATGATAGGCAAGGGTAAAAGGTCAAAAGAGGTAATTGATGCAATAAAAAAATATAAAGCGATATACTTTGCTGTGGTAGGTGGCGCAGGCGCCTTGATTTCTAAACGTATAAAAAAATGTGAAATTATTGCATATGAAGATTTAGGACCCGAGGCAGTTTGTAAATTAGATGTAGAAAATTTTCCCGCAATTGTCATAAATGATATTTATGGAAACGATTTATACGATGAAGGTGTAAAGAAATATGCCAGATAAACTGAAATTTGCATTTTACTGGACCGCTTCCTGTGGTGGCTGCGAGGTTGCTGTCCTGGATATCGACGAAAAAATACTTGATGTCTTGGAGATTACCGAGATTGTCTTTTGGCCTGTGGCAATGGATATAAAATATAAAGATGTTGAACAATTTTCAGACGGTTACATTGATGTCTGTTTTATCAATGGTGCAATACGAAATTCGGAGAATGAAGAAATAGTAAAATTGTTAAGACAGAAATCCAAAACAGTCGTTGCATTTGGCAGTTGTGCCTGTTTCGGTTCGGTTATCGGTCTTGCAAATTTGAATTCAAGAGAAACAATTTTTGAGACAGTTTATAAGGAAACTCCAGCAACAATAAATCCACAAAACATCATTCCACAAAATAAGGTACGAACAAATGTTCGCACCGAACAAATGTTCGGACCGAACAAATGTTCGGGCAGCTCACCGAACCATAATGAACTTACACTTCCAGAATTTTTAGAAACACTCAAAACACTGGACGAAGCAATCAAAGTTGATTATTATCTACCAGGCTGCCCACCACCTGTGAAACTTATAATTGATGCTGTTAATGCAATTGCTTCTGGTAAACTTCCACCAGCAGGTTCTGTTTTAGCAGGAAAAAAATCTGTTTGTGATGAATGCAAAAAAGAAAAACAGGAAAAAAATATAAAAGAAATAAAACGAGTTTATGAATTTAAATGTAGCCCCCGAATTCATTCGGGGGTGAGCGAAGCGAATATTGATACGGAAAAATGTTTATTGGAGCAAGGAATAATTTGTTTAGGGCCTGCGACACGGTCTGGTTGTGAAGCGAAATGTTTAAATGCGAATATGCCTTGTAATGGCTGTATGGGTTCTTGTGAAGGTGTCTCAGACCAAGGTGCTAAAATGATTTCAGCACTTGGTTCAATTCTTGGTATAACCGACGAGGAAAAATTAACCGAAGGACAAATAGATAAAATTATAGAAAAAATTCACGACCCGATTGGCACATTTTACAAGTACACATTGTTAAAATCACTGCTATATGAAATCATTCAAATCCGAACAAATGTTCGGTTTTAGTTCGGTTAAAAGCAAAGTAAAAAATGTGATATGAAGAAGATAACAATTGACCCGATTACACGGCTTGAAGGACACGGAAAAATAGAAATTTTTCTTGATGAGCAAGGTAATGTCCAAAGTTCCTATCTACAGATTCCTGAACTGCGTGGGTTTGAGAAATTTTGCGAAGGTCGGCTTGCAGAGGACATGCCGCAACTCACATCCCGTATTTGCGGTGTCTGTCCTGTTGCACACCATTTTGCATCCACAAAGGCGCTTGATATGGCATTCGGTGTTGAACCAACATCAACAGCGAAAAAATTGAGAGAACTTATGTATTGCGGATACATAATTTACGACCATATTTTGCATTTTTATTTTTTAGCCGCGCCTGATTTTGTTGTAGGACCTGCTGTGAAGCCGTCAGAAAGAAACATTATTGGTATAATAAATAAATTAGGTGTTGAGATAGGCAAGGAAGTAATAAAACATCGTGCATTCGGTCAAAAAATTACGGAAATTTTAGGCGGTAAAGCGACACATCCCGTCTGCGGTTTGCCCGGAGGTATTAGCAAGGGTTTAACCGAAGAAGAAAGAATAAAAATTGAGAAAATGCTTGTTTCTTGCCTTGAATTTTCTAAAACCACGCTTAAACTTTTTGAACAACTTGTTCTTTCAAACGAAAAATATAAAAGTTTAGTTACTGGTGATGTCTATAAATTAGAAACATATTATATGGGGCTTGTGGACGACAAAAACCAACTCAATTTTTACGATGGTAAAATCAGAGTTGTTACGCCTGACGGAAAAGAATTTGTAAAATTCAGTCCTGCAAATTATTTAGATATAATTTCAGAAAGAGTAGAAAGTTGGACATATTCAAAAATGACATATCTTAAAAAACTGGGACACGAATCGGGAACTTACAAGGTTGGTGCACTTGCACGACTTAATGTATCTGATAAAATTGCTACACCGCTAGCCGCTGCCGAATTTACACAAATGTATAAGTTTTTCGGCAGAAAGCCAGTGCATAATTCTTTAGCATATCATTGGTCGCGAATTGTGGAACTTTTGTATGCTTCCGAAAGAGGACTTGAACTTGTCAGAGATAAAGAAATTACATCACCGAATTTAAGAAATAGCAGCGAAAAAAATCCAGGCGAAGGCATCGGAATCGTTGAAGCAGCACGAGGGACGCTTATTCATCATTATAAATTGACAAAAGATGGGCTGATAGAAAAGTTGAATCTGATTGTTCCTACAACCTCTAATTCGGCAGCAATAAATTCAACAATAAACATTGCAGCAAAAAATCTGATTAAAAATGGTGAAGTTTCTGAAGGACTTCTCAATATGGTAGAGATGGCATACCGCGCATATGACCCCTGTTTTGCCTGTGCTACGCATCTGTTTGGAGAGAGAACTTCACTAACCATAAACATTTATGATTCAAGAAAAAAACTGATAAAAAAGATAACAAAATAGAAATTTATATATACCGAACAAGTGTTCGGCACCGAACATTTGTTCGGAGTATTTATTAAAAAATGAACGAATTACTAAAAAAAATAGAAGAAATAAGCGGGCAGAATCTTTTTTCCTGTTATCAGTGTGGGAAATGTTCTGCTGGATGCCCGATGGTTAATGAAATGGACATTCTTCCCAACCAGGTAATTCGTCTGGCACAGATTGGCTTATCAGAAAAAGCGCTGAACTCAAAAACAATATGGCTGTGTGCATCCTGTTATACCTGCGAAGTTAGATGTCCAAGAGGTGTTGATTTAGCAAAAGTTATGGAAGCACTGCGTCAGATAATTTTGAGACAGCGGGGAAAAATTTTTACAGATATAGAGAAAATTCCTAAAAAAGAAATTGAAGAATTACCGCAGATGTGTTTAATCAGTAATTTCAGAAAAACGACATGAAAATTCCATATTATCCAGGTTGCACATTGAAAATTCAGGCGAAAAAGTTTGAAGATACAGCAATTGCCATCGGTAAACAGTTGGATGTAGAACTTGAAGAACTTCCGAACTGGAACTGCTGTGGAACTGTTTATTCACTTTCAGCGGATAATTTAATGTATCATCTTGCACCGTTAAGAATACTTACAAAAATCAAAAAATCAGGTGGAGATAAAGTTGTCACATTATGTTCAATGTGTTATAACACACTGAAGCAGGCGAACCTACTTATAAAAGATAATCCGGAAAAAAAAGAAAAGATAAATTCCTTTCTTAGTGATGAGAAAGATGAAAAAATAGATTATAATGGTGAAGTAGAAGTTTTGCATTTTTTAGAAATTTTAAGACAAATTGGATTTGATAAAATTGTTAAGAAAGTAAAAACACCGCTTAATATGAAAATTGCACCATATTACGGATGTTTGCTTACAAGGCCGAAAGAAGTTGCAATAGATGATGTTGAACATCCGACGATTTTAGCGGATTTACTAAAATCACTCGGTGCACAGCCGGTAAATTTTCCATATGAGACAGAATGCTGCGGTGCTTATCAGATGGTAAATCAGCCAGAAATTATTACCAGAAAAACAGCTGAAATTCTGACCTCCGCAAAAAAAAGAGGTGCAGACGCAGTTATTGTTTCCTGTCCGATGTGTTTTGTAAATTTAGATAATTATCAAAAAGACACAAAAATACCGATTTATTATTTCACAGAACTTATAGCAGCGGCATTAAAATAAACTATATGAGAATAAAACTGTTTCCTAAATTTCTAATTTTTATCACACTGCTTTCAATTGTACCACTGGTTATTATTGGTATTTTGACTATTGATGTGAACCAAAGAATGCTGCAGACAGAGGTGTTAGAACATTATACAAAAATTACAACTTCGCTTGCTGAAAAGATTGATGAAAAAATCGCTAGTATAGACCGAAGGATGGGTTTTGTAATTGCAACACAGACACAGGAAGGCGCAGGTGGACTATCGGATTATGACCAGATACGGATTTTAAGAAGTCTTTTGAGTGCATCAGATGATTTTATAAGAGCATCTATAATAGAATCTTCAGGTAACGAAATTGTTGCTTCTAACCCCCAATTTGAAAAAACACCACCCAACCCGCAGAATTATCTAAAAAATAAGTTTTTCTGCGAAGTCAAGAAAACTAAAAAATACCAGATTACCCCACTATATTATGAAAAAAAGAGCGGTATGGATGTAGAACATCCTGCGATAGATTTTTATTTTCCATTTTTGGATAATTATATTCTTAAAATCTGTGTTTCGTTTGAAAGTATTTCAGAGATTGTTAATGAAACACGCAAAGGCAAAACAGGATATATTTATATTGTAGACAAAGACGGAAAAATAATTTTTCACAAAGACAAAAACCGTGCTATAAGTTTTGAAGATGTCTCTGGCGAGCCTATAGTTAAGGAATCACTTGCCCGTGCAGGTATTGGCAGTCGGGAGTTCTGTTCTAAAAATGGTATAGAAATCATAGGTGCTTTTGCACCTGTTAAAAAACTTGGCTGGAGTGTTATATTTCAACAGACGAAAGCGGAGGCGTATTCTACACTGCTAAAAATGAGAAGAAATGCAATCATTACTATCGGTTTGGTTCTGTTGTTGGCTATTTCGGTTGCTTATCTGCTTGCCAGTTCGCTTTCTAAACCGATACTTAAAGTTATTGATATTTCCAAAAATGTTGCCCGGCGGGATTTTACAAAAAAAATCAAAATCAAAACACGGGATGAAATGGCTGATTTAGCAAATAATTTCAACCAGATGATTGATGAACTTGCGCATTATACCAAAATGCAGGCAGATGAACTTTCAGCAATTGTATATTCTATAAATGACGGGCTGGTGCTTACTGACGAGCATAATAAAATTGTGCTTATGAATAATGTGGCAGCAAAAATTTTTGATATCGCCAGAGATTCGGCTGATTTACTTTTTAATGTTATCAAAAACGATGAATTACTATCTGCACTTAAATATGTGTCTGAACGGCCTGGAGTCGTCCGAGAGGTTGATTTAACAAAGGACAGACCATTTTTTGTTAGTATCTCAACCCAGATTATTAATGACCCTGATAAGAATACAGTTGTCGGGATAATATTCGTTTTACGCGATGTTACAGGTGAAAAAGAGATAGAAAAAATGAAAGAAGATTTTTTCCACGGTATCACGCACGATTTGAGAAACCCGCTGACATCAATGCTCGGGTTTCTGAAATTTTTGATAGATGGAAGCGTTGGTGAACTCAATGACAAACAAAAGTATTTTTTGGAAATAATAAATAAATCATCTCATCGGCTTTTAGGTATGATAAATGATATACTTGATGTTGCAAAACTGGAAGTTGGTAAGATGGAATTATCCCTTATAAATTTTGATATAAAAAATACAGCCGAACGGGTCTGCAGCGGTATGATGTCAAAAGCGATTGAAAGTAGAATAGAACTTATAAACGAGGCGCCGTCTATTACGCTCTCCGCGGATGAAGGATTAATTGAGCGTGTATTAGTCAATCTCGTCGGGAACGCATTAAAGTATACACCATCAGAAGGGCGGGTTTCAATAACTGCAAAAGAGATTTCAGAAACAGGGGTGGAGTGGGGGGAGTTGGGGATGGGGAAAGAGGGTGCTGTAGAAGTGGCAGTTGTTGATACTGGCGAAGGCATCCCCCAGGAATATGTTGACAAAATTTTTGATAAGTTCCAGCAGGTTACAGGCAGAAGTAAAGGCGGGACTGGTATTGGGCTTACAATCACAAAATATATTGTTGAAGCACATCTGGGCAAAATACGGGTAGAATCCAGATTGGGCGAAGGTTCAAAGTTTATTTTTACAATCCCTAAAAATTTGAAAAAAAACAAAAGCGGTGAAATATGCGTATAACAGCAATTAAAAATTATAAATTAAAAATTAAAAATTGTGGATTGTTTTTGACTTTCATTTTTCATTTTTTATTTTTCATTTTTCATTGTCTCTATTCCCAGCAACTTCAAGAAATAGAAGTAAAAGCAGGTGATACGCTCTGGGGTGTCGCAAATCATTATTTGAAAGATCCGACGAGATGGCGTGAAATTTTGGATTTTAATAATATCTCGCCAGATCCGAATAATGTTCTGCCCGGGATGAAACTTAAAATTCCAGTAAAGATGATAAAAGAAAGCCTGCGGACATCAACTGTGGTATCAATTATTCGTGAAGTAAAAGTCAGACGGCAAACAGAAATAGATTGGAATGATGCCAGAATGAATATGAAACTTTTTAATAAAGATGGAATAAGAACTTTTGAAAATTCGTTTGCCGGTGTTAAATCACCATTAGGCAATCATATGACGATAGGTCCTTCGTCGCTTGTCATAGTTCAGCCTGAAGAAAAAACTGATGAGACGCGTCTTTTAGCCGGCGAAATCAGAACTTCCAATATCCCTGTAAGAACCCCGACTGCTGTTATTGTACCGAAAATTACGCCCAAAACACCACTAACTGACTACAAAGCAAAGGTGAAAGAAGACCAATCAACCATTGTTGCAGTGTATAAAGGTGCTGTAGATGTTACAGCAAAAAATAAAACAGTGACAGTCCCGGAGGGGTTTTCAACCGAGGTAAAAATAAATCTACCGCCGCTTGAGCCCAAACTGCTACCACCAAGTATGGAATTGCCGGAAGACCAGCCAATAAAAATTAAAGAAGCAGGATTGCCTGATATAAAAACTGTCCCGCCAACACCTGTAAATGAAATCAATATTGGTGGAGTAGGGCTGGGTGGGCAATCTAAATCCGGTTCTTCAAAATGGTTTGATATAACACACTACCATATCCAGATTACAAAAGATAAAGAATTTAATGAGATTGTTTTTGATGCGGTTAAACCGATACACGAAAAATTTGATATCAAAAAAACGGATGTGCCTGATGGTAAATATTTCTGGCGGGTTGCCTATCTTGATTCGTCAGGTGCCGAAGGAATAATATCATCTGCTAAAGAGATACTTGTAGATAAAACACCGCCAGCATTGACAGTTAATGAGCCCAAAAATATCACAAGATTTACTGAAAAAAATATAAAAATTACAGGCATAAGTGAACCCAATGCCTTGATTGATGTAAATAAAAACTATACAACTTGTGATGATAATGGCAAATTTTCGCTGGATTATTCGCTTGTAAGAGGTGAAAATATACTGAATGTTAATGCAAAAGACCCCTACGGGAATATAGCAACTACCTCAATAAAGGTTTATTGGTTGGGAGAAGGTATAACCAGGACAAAAAGAAGTTTTTTTGCTACACCGTTAGGGATTGTTGTAGCGATTGTAACAATTTCAGCCCTGACCGCTATTTCAATTATAACAATTGGAGGATAAAGAAACAGAAAATAGAGAATGGATATTAGGAGATTAGGAAATTAGAGTAAGGTTTTTCCCTAATCTCCCCAATTCTTAATCTCTTAATTTCTGATGTTATTATGGCAAAAATTGTAATCGCTGACGATGATTTCGCAATTTTAGAACTTATAAGAATCACACTTGAAACTGAAGGACATAAAATTATTTCGCATAACAATGGACTTGATACATATCAGGCGGTCTTAAAAGAGATACCAGATTTGGTTATACTAGATGTGATGATGCCGAAAATGAACGGCTACGAAGTTTGTGAAAAAATGAGAGAAACACCAGCCACCCGACTTATCCCCGTTATAATGCTTACCTCACAGACACAGACAAAAGACAAACTTACAGGTTTAAAATTGGGTGCAGATGATTATCTCACAAAACCATTTGACCCATATGAACTTGCTGCTCGCGTAGAAGGAATCATTAGCCGATACTACGAAACCCGTGCGGTTAATCCACTGACCGGTTTACCGGGTAATGTCTCAATTGAAAAAGAAATCACAAACAGAATTTCTACCGGTGAAAAGTTTGCAGTCCTATGGCTTGATCTGGATAATTTTAAGTCGTACAACGACAACTATGGATTTGAAAAAGGAGATGTAATAATAAAACAGACAGCCGATTTTATAATTGAAGCAGTAAAAAAATATGGAAGTATTCAAGATATGATAGGGCATCTTGGTGGCGACGATTTTATCGTTATAACAACTCCTGAGAATGCAGAAAATATCTGTCGCGATATTATGAAACGGTTTGATGAAACTATTTCTGCTTATTATTCAGACGAAGATAGAACTCGCGGGTATATTATCTCAAAAGATCGGCAGGGGAAAATACAGGCATTCCCGCTGATGTCCGTTTCAATAGGTATTGTCTCAAACGAGATTCGCAGTTTCAGTCATTATGCCCAACTTGCAGAAATCGCCGCAGAAGTAAAAGCAGTCGCAAAAGAAATACCGAAGTCGTCCTTTTTCAAAGATAGAAGAAAAGAGTGATTTTAATTCTACGACACTTCAGTGTCGGTTCTGATTCGGTTTTAACCGAAACTAAAGTTTCGTAGAAAAAGCAAAAACTGTGATACCCTGCTTGTCTGCCCTGGAGCATTTCAAGGTTGAGGACAATAATATTAAAATTCGTACTCAAAATGTAAGCAAATGCTTACATTGCAAAAATGAAAAGATACAATTTCTCAGAAATCATTATCTTTATAGTAGGTATATTGCTGTTTTTTATACCGCTTGTGCCTGACGAAAAAATCACCCGATGGAAACTCTGGGTTTTGGAAACCGGGCTGTTTTCTGTTTTGTTGTTGTGGCTAGGGTATAAAATACTTTACAGCCGAATTATATTCAAAATATCAGAATTGAACAAGCCGGTATTCTGCTGGTTGGTATTCATAATTTTTATGTATCTGATTTCTAAAAATAAAAATGTAGCCGAACTTGAACTATACAGAACAGTTGTTTCTGTATCAAGTTTTTTCCTCTTTTCTAATGTGGTTTCTGATATAAAAGGCAGAAAAACCATAATAATTTGCTGGCTTATTGGTGGGTTTCTTTCAGCAATCTATGGAATCATAACGCATTACGGCGGATTCTGGATTATCGCAACACCGCAGGTTGACAGGATTTTTTCAACTTTCGGGAATCCGATTTTTTTTGCTGTATTCCTTGTTGCAACTATACCGCTGGCAATTTTTAAGTTGATAGAAGAAAAAGAAATAGCATATAAGGTTATATGGTTTTTTATGAGCATTTCTTTTGTAGTTGCGCTCTTTTTTACCAAAAGCAGAGCAGGTTGGATTGCGTTTGTCGTCTCAATTCTGGTTTATATTTTTTTATCGCTTGATTCTAAAGTTAAAAAGTTACTGCTGGTTTCTGTTCTGTTGATTTTTGCGATTGTATTCGTGTTAAAAACAAGAAATGTGTGGGTTCGTCAGCAGGGACATCTGCTGATATGGCGTGATTCGTTAAGGATGCTTTTTAATAAACCGCTACTTGGTGTAGGGCTTGGTGCGTTTCATATCAGTTTTCCAAAATATGCCTCTGAACAACTTAAAAGAATATGGCCACAACATCAGAATATTGTTAACGATGCCCATTCAGAATTTGTCCAGATTCTTGCTGAACTCGGGCTTGTCGGCTTCGGGCTTTTTTTATGGCTTATTTTTTCGTTTTTGTATAGTATAAAACAATTTTATAAACAACCGCATATAAAAGAAGAAATACTGCTTTTCACAGCATTGTTTTCATCAGCGATTGCGATATTAGTTCAGAACCTGTTTTCTGTTGATATGAGATTTACTATTTCGTCTTTTTATATTTTTTCAGTATTCGGACTGATAGCATCATATTCGTCAATAAAAACGAAAGAACTAAAATTAGATTTTTTGTCAAAAAGTGTGGTAATAATTTTTTTCTTGGTTGTTATTGGTTTTTTTGAGTCCAGAATGGTAATTAAACAATACCGCAGTTGGAAAATAGTTTTTGAAAGTAAAGATTTTTTGGACAAAAGAATCATAAATGCAGAAGAACAAAAAAACATAATTCATAAGATGCTCGCTACTAACCCGGCAGATGCCCGATTGTATTTTAAGTTGGGCTATCTCTGGGCTAATGAAATCAAGACGAACAGAGAATCAGCAAAACTGGCAATAGAAAACTTTACAAAAGCAGCACAACTTGATCCTGCCGTTGAACATGGTGGCGCATTCAATAATCTCGGGAATATCTATTTTACACTCGGTGACAGAACAAAAGCGAAAGAAAATTATATCAAGGCAATCAGTATAAATCCAAAGTTGATTGATGCACATTTGAATCTTGGGATTGCATATTATTACGAAGGGAAACTGAATGAAAGCGCGGTTGAATTTGAAACGGTATTAAAACTTGACCCGAAAAATGCATCGGCAATTTATATGCTAAAAAAAATGAGAGAATAAAAAAAATACGAATAACTACAAAATGAAAAAGATAAGGCATATTATAGAATTTTGTCTTCTTGTTTGTTTTAATCTGGTTGTTTTACTTTTGCCACTCAGAATGGCGTTATGGATTGGTTGTTGGCTGGGCGATATAGCGTTTTATATTTTAGAAATCCGAAAAGAAGTAATTATTAAGAACTTGACTTTTGCATTCCCAAACAAGAATCAAAACGAGATTTTAGAGATTGCCCGACGAACATACCAGTATTTTGGAATGTCAATGATAGAACTGTTATCTTTCCCGAAACTTCAACTAAAAAAGTTTGCTGATAAAAATATTGATTATGAAGGATTAGAATATCTTGATGAAATCGCAAATCAGAAACAAGGAACTGTACTTATTGCGGGGCATTTCGGTTCCTGGGAATTGATGGGTGCTGTGCTTTGTCAGAAGGGCTATCCGATAGATTTTCTGGTTGGCAAACAGCATAATAATTATGCAGACAATCTGTTAAATTTTTATAGACGGTTAAAAGGTATAGGTATTATCCCGCTAAATCTGGCGTTAAAAGGGGTGCTGAGAGCAATTAGCAAAGGCAGGTTTGTGGCAATGTTGTCAGACCAGGATGCTGGGAAACGAGATGGTGTTTTTGTTAATTTTTTTGGTCGGGATGCCTCTACACCTAAAGGACCTGCAGTGTTTGCTTTGCGTACCGAGACACCAATTTATATGGGATTTTGTATAAGACAGCAGCCGTTTTATCGGCATAAAATAAAATTTGTTAAAGTTGATTACAAAAAAACAGATAACTCCGAGCAAGATATACA from Elusimicrobiota bacterium harbors:
- a CDS encoding adenylate/guanylate cyclase domain-containing protein, giving the protein MRENLQDELVLFFLKFNVMISQGVPIEEVLIVLEKESTNERLRQAAKEMNESIMVGKNPADAMENFPDLFDKHIIQLVRVGCEMGMLDTFSEIIPKNILYNRLGEWNTTYSRSLKELREKELIKDTFGRYVSHQVAEKILQHPEKLEFGGERREVSILFADIRGFTPYAESHTPEEVVATLNEYFSVMIDVIFKNEGTLDKFMGDCIMAIFGAPIEQPDHAIRSVKTAIEMQDALKELNKRRIENGKEPINVGIGVNSGEAVVGNVGSQKRVEYSAIGDIVNVASRLETTSAKGQILIGSNTYEKIKEQIKAKEIGPVYVKGRTEPVMVYEVEDIPQHESLNY
- a CDS encoding HEPN domain-containing protein → MCFVAAKHSLQAAIAMRGEGYSSKVVVLLPLTEKHFGESISGAFKKLFNLYIKSEYNIELLSNEEAKISIECAKEIHNVYLA
- a CDS encoding oxidoreductase, which gives rise to MPDKLKFAFYWTASCGGCEVAVLDIDEKILDVLEITEIVFWPVAMDIKYKDVEQFSDGYIDVCFINGAIRNSENEEIVKLLRQKSKTVVAFGSCACFGSVIGLANLNSRETIFETVYKETPATINPQNIIPQNKVRTNVRTEQMFGPNKCSGSSPNHNELTLPEFLETLKTLDEAIKVDYYLPGCPPPVKLIIDAVNAIASGKLPPAGSVLAGKKSVCDECKKEKQEKNIKEIKRVYEFKCSPRIHSGVSEANIDTEKCLLEQGIICLGPATRSGCEAKCLNANMPCNGCMGSCEGVSDQGAKMISALGSILGITDEEKLTEGQIDKIIEKIHDPIGTFYKYTLLKSLLYEIIQIRTNVRF
- a CDS encoding Ni/Fe hydrogenase subunit alpha; the protein is MKKITIDPITRLEGHGKIEIFLDEQGNVQSSYLQIPELRGFEKFCEGRLAEDMPQLTSRICGVCPVAHHFASTKALDMAFGVEPTSTAKKLRELMYCGYIIYDHILHFYFLAAPDFVVGPAVKPSERNIIGIINKLGVEIGKEVIKHRAFGQKITEILGGKATHPVCGLPGGISKGLTEEERIKIEKMLVSCLEFSKTTLKLFEQLVLSNEKYKSLVTGDVYKLETYYMGLVDDKNQLNFYDGKIRVVTPDGKEFVKFSPANYLDIISERVESWTYSKMTYLKKLGHESGTYKVGALARLNVSDKIATPLAAAEFTQMYKFFGRKPVHNSLAYHWSRIVELLYASERGLELVRDKEITSPNLRNSSEKNPGEGIGIVEAARGTLIHHYKLTKDGLIEKLNLIVPTTSNSAAINSTINIAAKNLIKNGEVSEGLLNMVEMAYRAYDPCFACATHLFGERTSLTINIYDSRKKLIKKITK
- a CDS encoding 4Fe-4S dicluster domain-containing protein produces the protein MNELLKKIEEISGQNLFSCYQCGKCSAGCPMVNEMDILPNQVIRLAQIGLSEKALNSKTIWLCASCYTCEVRCPRGVDLAKVMEALRQIILRQRGKIFTDIEKIPKKEIEELPQMCLISNFRKTT
- a CDS encoding CoB--CoM heterodisulfide reductase iron-sulfur subunit B family protein, with product MKIPYYPGCTLKIQAKKFEDTAIAIGKQLDVELEELPNWNCCGTVYSLSADNLMYHLAPLRILTKIKKSGGDKVVTLCSMCYNTLKQANLLIKDNPEKKEKINSFLSDEKDEKIDYNGEVEVLHFLEILRQIGFDKIVKKVKTPLNMKIAPYYGCLLTRPKEVAIDDVEHPTILADLLKSLGAQPVNFPYETECCGAYQMVNQPEIITRKTAEILTSAKKRGADAVIVSCPMCFVNLDNYQKDTKIPIYYFTELIAAALK